A part of Propioniciclava coleopterorum genomic DNA contains:
- a CDS encoding iron chaperone has translation MSVIDDYLAGVSGAHRERLDELRALIEANVPEVELALSYGMPTYKLNGNLVHFATAKGHVGFYPGPSGVAFAAERLDELGLKYSKGAIQFPLDRPLPTDLIADIVAFRVAEQAQKGR, from the coding sequence ATGTCAGTCATCGACGACTACCTGGCCGGCGTCTCGGGGGCGCACCGCGAACGGCTCGACGAACTGCGCGCGCTCATCGAGGCCAACGTGCCCGAGGTGGAGTTGGCGCTGTCCTACGGCATGCCGACCTACAAGCTGAACGGCAACCTCGTGCACTTCGCGACGGCGAAGGGCCACGTCGGCTTCTACCCCGGCCCCTCCGGCGTCGCGTTCGCCGCCGAACGGCTGGACGAGCTCGGGCTGAAGTACAGCAAGGGCGCGATCCAGTTCCCGCTGGACCGCCCGCTGCCCACCGACCTGATCGCGGACATCGTCGCGTTCCGCGTCGCGGAGCAGGCGCAGAAGGGGCGCTGA